TCACCCCACCGAAATCGCTTTCGACATTTCCTCCGCCGAGCGCGCCCTCAAAGCCGTCGATTACCATCCGGCTTTCGGTTTCAACTACGACCCTAGCCACTTTGGCTACCAAGGCGTCGACTACGTCAAGTTCATCTACAAATTCTCCGACCGCATTTTCCATGCGCACATGAAAGATGCGGCATGGGATCTTGGACACGACGCCGGGGTTTTTGGCGGCAACGTCGACTTCCACAAACCCGAGCGTTATTGGGATTTCAAATCGGTCGGTCGCGGTAACATCAACTTTGAAAAAATCATCCGCGCCCTCAATGACATTGGTTACACTGGTCCGTTGAGCGTCGAATGGGAAGATGGCGGCATGGACCGCGAGTTCGGTGCCACCGAATCCGCCGCTTATGTGAAATCCAAGGACTTTCCGCCGAGCAACATCGTGTTCGACGCCCAGTTCGACAAAAGCAAACAAGCCTGAGTTCCAAGTGTCAGACCCCTGCCCGCAATCAAATCATTTGTAAAATCTAGTTGCGGGCAGGCTGGAGTTCGATACCTTCTCCTCCCCTGTCCAACACAGCAGGAAGCCGGCGTGGCGAAATTGGTAGACGCGCTAGACTCAAAATCTTGTATGAGTGATCATGTGTCGGTTCGAGTCCGACCGCCGGTATTTTAAATTTCCAATCTTCAGATCGCCCGGGATTACATTCCCGGGCTTTTTTATGCCATACTCGCAAAAATCTTGTCCAGTTCACGGCTTGTTTTGAAGATTGAATTGGCCGAATGCGTTACTGTCATGGTCACCGAGCGGGAAACCTTTGCTACCGCCTCCAGACTACTTAATTTTATCATTCCTATCATGTCCACCGACACCCAGGCAGCCGAACAATTCCGCCACAGCTATCAAAAACTGCGCACCGAACTCGCCAAACGGATCGTCGGCCAGGAGGACACCGTCGAGCAAGTCTTCATCGCCATGGCCGCTGGTGGTCATGCGCTGCTTGAAGGGGTTCCAGGACTTGCCAAAACATTGCTCGTCAAATCATTCGCCGATGCCCTTGATCTCAGCTATCGCCGCATCCAGTTCACCCCTGATCTCATGCCTGCGGACATTACCGGCACGGAAATCATCCAGGAGGACGAACAAACCGGTCGACGCAAACTGGTTTTCATGCGCGGCCCCATCTTTTCGCAGATCATCCTCGCCGACGAAATCAACCGCACTCCACCCAAAACCCAGGCCGCCCTGCTGGAGGCCATGCAGGAACGCAGTGTGACCATTGGTCAGGAAACCTGCATGCTGCCGCAACCGTTTTTCGTGCTTGCAACGCAGAACCCCATTGAGCAGGAAGGCACCTATCCCCTCCCTGAAGCGCAAAAAGACCGATTCTTGTTTCTTATCAAGGTAGGCTATCCCAGTCGCGATGCCGAGAGGGAAATCCTCGCCCGCACCACCGGTGCCCCCACCGAGGACATCAAGCCCGTATTGAGCGCCGCCGATCTTCAGGACGCCCAAGCGCTCGCCCGCCGCGTTCCGGTTCCTGACCACGTCACCGATTTTGTGCTTGATCTGGTCCGCGCGACTAGAACCACCGAGCCCGATGTCAGTTCCTTCGTGAAACAAATGGTCGGCTGGGGCGCAGGTCCTCGCGCGTCTCAGCATCTGATCCTATCCAGCAAGGTCCGCGCTCTGCTGCAGGGGCGCACGCATGTGACTTTGGACGACATCGAAGCCCTGGCGCGCCCCGTCATGCGGCATCGTATCGTCCCCACATTCCACGCCGAAGCCGAGGGCATCACCGTGGACCACATCGTCGATCACCTTTTGAAGACGGTTAAAAAACCGCAGGTTTCGAAAGTCCTCTAAAGCTGCTTTTTTCAATCACAGATGGACGCAAATCAACACAGATTTTCACTGGTCTGATTTGAAGCAGCTATCTGTGTTTATCGGTGTCCATCTGTGGTTAAGAACTAAATCTCAACCACGAACCCAAGCGAAAAATCACCAGCCACCCATCACTTCGAGGGCATAACCACGCAAATATTCGGTTTCAGGAATGCCCGAAACAATCGGATGATCAGTGCGCTGGGAATAAACCGCGAGCTGACGCATGTGCCGTTTCGAATCAACCGCCGCTTCGTTGATCATTCGTCGGAAATCGCCCGCACTTACGTGATGGGAACAGCTGAACGTCGCCAAAATGCCACCCGGTTGCAGCATCTTCATCGAACGCAGATGGATCTCCTTGTAACCACGCATCGCATCGTTGAGCGACATCTTGGTTTTGGTGAAACTCGGGGGATCCAAGATGATCAGATCATAACTATCGCCAGCTTTCTCGGCCGCCTTAAGGAAATCAAAACAGTTCTCAGCACGGGCACCAATTGAAACGCCGGCTTTGCGGGCGTTCTGCAGCACCAGATTGATGGCTGGTTCGCTGACATCCACCGCAATGACTTCCGTTGCACCAGCAAGCGCACAGGCCTGCGCGAAGCCACCCTGGTTGGTAAAACAATCAAGAACCCGTCGACCTTTGGCGAGTTTGGCGACCGCCGCGTAGTTGTCGATCTGATCGAGATAAAGGCCGGTCTTCTGACCTTCAAGCATGTCGACCTGGAATTGCAATCCGGCGGTTTCTATTTCGAAAAGCTCAGGTGCTTCGCCGTAGACGGCTTTCTTTTCCAGTTCAAGGCCTTCCGCGCGACGCACGGGAGCGTCGTTGCGGGCAACAATCGACGTGGGTTTGAGCAATTCGACCAGCGCGGCGATGATCAAATCCTCGCGCTGTGCCATGGCCATGGTCAGCGTTTGATAGACGATATGATCGCCGTAACGATCTACAATCAAGCCGGGAAGGCCATCGGATTCACTCC
This is a stretch of genomic DNA from Phragmitibacter flavus. It encodes these proteins:
- a CDS encoding class I SAM-dependent rRNA methyltransferase, which codes for MFALTVQPRSRLFHGHEWVYASDVKNVLGNPAPGDVISLRDTKGRTLGSAIYNPNSQIVARRFSYRKQDLDAEFFLRRIERAIEHRASLPIDQKLCRLVWSESDGLPGLIVDRYGDHIVYQTLTMAMAQREDLIIAALVELLKPTSIVARNDAPVRRAEGLELEKKAVYGEAPELFEIETAGLQFQVDMLEGQKTGLYLDQIDNYAAVAKLAKGRRVLDCFTNQGGFAQACALAGATEVIAVDVSEPAINLVLQNARKAGVSIGARAENCFDFLKAAEKAGDSYDLIILDPPSFTKTKMSLNDAMRGYKEIHLRSMKMLQPGGILATFSCSHHVSAGDFRRMINEAAVDSKRHMRQLAVYSQRTDHPIVSGIPETEYLRGYALEVMGGW
- a CDS encoding AAA family ATPase, which gives rise to MSTDTQAAEQFRHSYQKLRTELAKRIVGQEDTVEQVFIAMAAGGHALLEGVPGLAKTLLVKSFADALDLSYRRIQFTPDLMPADITGTEIIQEDEQTGRRKLVFMRGPIFSQIILADEINRTPPKTQAALLEAMQERSVTIGQETCMLPQPFFVLATQNPIEQEGTYPLPEAQKDRFLFLIKVGYPSRDAEREILARTTGAPTEDIKPVLSAADLQDAQALARRVPVPDHVTDFVLDLVRATRTTEPDVSSFVKQMVGWGAGPRASQHLILSSKVRALLQGRTHVTLDDIEALARPVMRHRIVPTFHAEAEGITVDHIVDHLLKTVKKPQVSKVL